In the Flavobacterium sp. 90 genome, TCTCATTTGGGGAATTAGATGCAAATGATGAAATTTATATAAAATGCTTCCTAAAACTTTTGAGTTTTTTTGATTTTGTTAAACCTGACAACTCAAAAACATATCTCTATTTTTTAATCCAAATTCAAGATTATAATGTTAAAGATTCCAAACTCTTTAAGGCTTTGAAAAAACATTATGGCATAAAAACATTTAGCATACTAAATGAAATACAGCTTTCTGATCTTGAGAAATGGAGTGAAATGGTAAATGAAGACAAACAATCAGATATCATGAAAAAAATTGAAAATGAATTAATGGCTGATGATAAAAGATTCCCTACCCGAATGGAATATTTGCGTAAACCTATAGAAAATGCATTAAACGAATTTTATAATTAGAAATCATGGTAAAAACGATACAAATAACACGGGAAAAAGACATTGAAAACTATCTGCCATCAAAGGCTTTAGAAAGTACTATGGATATGGCATTGGCATTAATGCGTCCTTTATTGCTTGCGGGAAAACCTGGTACAGGAAAAACTGATTTTGGGCATTGGTATGTAACAAATGCGAATAAAATGAAAGCCGAAAAAGGTGAAGAAACTGAGTTTAACAATGTATTTCAGTTCAATACAAAATCTACGTCAGTATACAATGATTTATTCTATGTATATGATGCTGTTTCTCATTTTCGGGATAAGGCAGGTGATAAAGATATTAGTGAATTCATAACCCTTACAGCTTTAGGGAAGGCAATGGTCTGCGCTAAAGGACTGAAAAACATTAAGGAAGCTAGATTAAAAAAAATAGCCACCAATTCTCAATTAGACCTAAAAGAGGCCAAACCCAAAAGTTTAGTAATCATTGATGAAATTGACAAAGCGCCAAGAGATTTTCCTAACGATTTACTGCATGAAATTGAGCATCTTTCTTTTACCATAAAGGAAACTTCTCCAATCATAACTATAGAATTAAATGATGAAGAAAAAAAGAATGTGATCATACTCCTCACCAGTAATGATGAAAAGAATTTGCCAGACGCTTTTTTGAGAAGGTGTCTGTTTCACTATATTGAATTTCCTGAACCTATCCCATTAAAGAAAATAATTCTGAGTAAACTGCTGGGAAGAAAACTTACTATTGAAGAAAACAAAAAGATAGATAATAGTGAAGAATTAAATGGATTTGAAGGATTGAATGACAAAATTGAAATTTTCTACAAAATTTTCCATAACAATTCAATAGAAAAAAAAGCTTACACTGCCGAATGTATCCAATGGATCAATTATTTACATGGAAAAAAATTACTACATCTTCCTTTGCAGGATTACCAAGTGACTTTATCGGCACTATTGAAAAAAAATGAAGATTTTCATGAAGCTGTAAAAATGCTAAAAAAAATGGAAGCAGATAAACTAATAGCAGAAAAGCAGGTATAGAATAATGGAAGAAGCTAACAAAAATCTCAATAACCATTTTTTTCTTTATGAGGGTTTACTGGACTCTCTTAAAGAGAAAGGATTCTCTGTGGATATTGAGGATTATGTTGTAGTAGCTCAACTCAAAGATCAATTATTGGATGGAAGTATAACATTTGATGAATATAAATTCTATTTGGCAGCTATTATCTGCAGAACAGAAGACGAACAACGAGAGTTTTATTTATTATTTGAAAATGAACTTCAAAAAAAGAAAAATGAGTTACATACGAAGCACCAAATCCTGAAGGAGAAAGTTGACGATATATACAATCAGAAAGCTGAAGAAGGAAAAATAATAAGTGAAAAACTAAGAAGAATTATCATAATCACTCTAAGTTGTTTCTCTGCTTTGGCTATTGTTATTTTGTTATTTATGCCAATTATAAAGACAGATGATTACAACGTAAAGAATTTTGGAAACCGTTCTATCGGTCATATTACAACAGATACCCCTATTGAATTTTCAATTTATGATAACCCTAAGAATTTACCTAAAAGCGCAACTCATCAGAGTTGTTGCGAACGCTTATTTGGCAAAGCAACAGATACTACCCGTTTAAAGGTAAAATGGTATATTGAGGGAGATACAATATCCAACAGCACCATAAATTATAAATTTAAAACTCCAGGTAAAAAAATGGTACAAGTCACTTTTGGAGACTTTGATACAATACCTAAAAAATATCCCGATATAATGGTCTGCGAACCTTGTCCAAAAATTAATATCCCAAAAAAAATATATCAGGGTGAGGACACAAAATTCGTTGCTAAATCTTCAAAAAACAAGCCGTTTGTCTGGGTGGTTGATGGGCAGAAAATGACTTCAAATGATAGTGTATTGATTAAGCAATTTGAAAAAGGAGAACACCACATCAGCTGTAAGACAGAGGGCCAGCAATGTGATCATAATAAAAGCTGTGACCAACTTTTTACTGTAATTGACCGTAATGAATTTAAAATAGATGTACATGTAACTCCTCCAAGTAATCCAAAACCAAGTTATTCGTCATTTTTTTATACCTTAGTTTTACTCTTAGTATTACTCTTTGTAATTTTGACACTAACTTTATTTGTCCCTTATTTATATGAAAAGTATGCCAATATAATTCGGAATTACTTCAAAAAACTAAACCACAAAAAAGCAGAAAAATACCTAAATGATGTAAGGGAACCTTTATTCATAGGTAACAAACCTCCCATAGATATTTCTTTTTTTAACAAGGAAAGATTAATCAAAAGAAAGGAAGCTATTCGACAATTAGGGTTGGACTTTCAAAAACGAATTGCCACAGAAGACAGCAAACTGAATTTGCCAGGCACTATCAATGCAAGTATCAAAAACTATGGATTAATAACTCCTTTATATCAAAATAAAAACAAAAAACAATCCTATCTTATTATCATTGATACAAGTAATGTTAATAGTCCGTTGGTTAAACTACACATTTTTGTATCTAATTATTTAAAAAATTACCCAGCAGATTTTGACGTTTATTATTATTATAAAGATCCTTTAAAGGTTTATAAAAACGACCCCGAAGCTACGATTGATATCAACACGCTTAAAGATAAATTTTATGAATCTGTACTTATTGTATTTGATGATGGTTACAATTTTTTAGATCCTAATTTTGGTGAGGTGTATAAGCCAGTAACCAAAGAATATAGTTATTGGATACAACGGGTTTTAATAACACCAATCCCATCAGATGATTGGTCTGTTAGTGAAAAAATACTTGCTTCCTTCTTTCATATTGTTCCAGTAGATGATATTGGTTTACTTTCTATTTTTTCATTATTACAAAAAGGCAGTTACAATCAGAAAATTATTGGAGCGAAAGATTTTAATAGCTATAGTATCAATTATGTTGACTTCGAAAATATTGAAGAATTAAAAGATTACATCACCAAAAATACTAAAGAAGGGAATGTTATAAGCAATCCTTTATTTCAATGGATTTGTGCCATAGCGGTATATCCGAAAATTACCTGGGAAATCATCCTCACAATTGGAGCTACCATAGACGAAAATATGGTTACTTATGAAAATGTACTTAAGATATGCCGAATAGCATGGGTACAACACAGTATGTTTCCAACACAGATTAGATTGGAGTTGTTAAAAGAGCTTGATATTTTGGTTGAGATAAAGGCTAGGAAAACCATTATTGTCTTATTGGAAGAAGAGTCGATTATACTTCCAAATACTTTTTCGGATAATGAAAGAAAGATTCAGCTCACCTATAACAAATTCATTTTGTATGCTATTGATCCAAAAGAGTTTCTAAAATACCAAGATGTAGAGAAGGAATTTTTAAAATTGTATCAGCAGGAAAAATTTATTGACTTACCTTTAAAGGTTTACTTGCAGGGGAATAACCCAATGAAACCAAATGAATGCTGGAAAAGTCCTTTAGAAATTAATGAGACAAAAAATCTGGATCATCTGGAGTATTATTACAATACTAAAACCAAAACCATTTCCAAACAGTCCATTGCTAAAAGAATAAAAAAGTTACTAATTTCATTTTGCCTGTTATCATTGGTGTCCCTATT is a window encoding:
- a CDS encoding MoxR family ATPase, whose translation is MVKTIQITREKDIENYLPSKALESTMDMALALMRPLLLAGKPGTGKTDFGHWYVTNANKMKAEKGEETEFNNVFQFNTKSTSVYNDLFYVYDAVSHFRDKAGDKDISEFITLTALGKAMVCAKGLKNIKEARLKKIATNSQLDLKEAKPKSLVIIDEIDKAPRDFPNDLLHEIEHLSFTIKETSPIITIELNDEEKKNVIILLTSNDEKNLPDAFLRRCLFHYIEFPEPIPLKKIILSKLLGRKLTIEENKKIDNSEELNGFEGLNDKIEIFYKIFHNNSIEKKAYTAECIQWINYLHGKKLLHLPLQDYQVTLSALLKKNEDFHEAVKMLKKMEADKLIAEKQV